One Gossypium hirsutum isolate 1008001.06 chromosome A11, Gossypium_hirsutum_v2.1, whole genome shotgun sequence genomic window carries:
- the LOC107901753 gene encoding fasciclin-like arabinogalactan protein 21, which translates to MAVPSLTLIIVLALSFLSVSHTTFDQFLTSTSTASTATISAPQQSPFFTISPSPQPPQDHADHAFLPHTSLLAPILSHLGFNELATAAPSLFSDSTSAAAWSGPYTIFAPSDSSVRSCASCSTPSLLREHMVPGLFTNDYLQKLTFGTKVETLSPGRCLTVTSTANNQKNFTVHKIFIGGVEITQPDLFNNGLLIIHGLQGYISPLSPFSCDVERMTSLSFPFHHGQSQNNQFKQQQNVALMRFMLRDAMLRLRNNGFSVLSLAMKVKYAELIPLTNVTIFGLDDVSIFSGSYAYIHSVRFHMVPNQFLTVADLERLPVGTTLPTLDRGQSLVVTTAGEGITKNQLRINYVAIKVVDMIRNLNVIVHSIYLPFPHLHPMAAVTDAILGGDQTSTVGGTNGDCEASNEQGQGNCGMSQVNQVATQLKPHMLELEDHHVHDHGL; encoded by the coding sequence ATGGCTGTTCCCTCTCTCACTCTCATCATCGTCCTCGCTCTCTCCTTCCTCTCCGTCTCCCACACCACTTTCGACCAATTTCTCACCTCCACCTCCACCGCTTCCACTGCCACCATCAGCGCTCCACAACAATCACCCTTCTTCACAATCTCACCTTCGCCTCAACCACCTCAAGATCACGCCGACCACGCGTTCCTCCCCCACACTTCACTCCTTGCACCAATCCTGTCTCATCTCGGCTTCAACGAGCTAGCCACCGCCGCTCCCTCCCTCTTCAGTGACTCTACCTCCGCCGCTGCTTGGTCTGGTCCGTACACTATCTTTGCTCCCTCTGATTCCTCTGTCCGCTCGTGTGCTTCTTGCTCTACTCCTTCCCTCCTCCGTGAACACATGGTTCCTGGCCTCTTCACCAACGATTACCTCCAGAAACTCACCTTCGGTACCAAAGTCGAAACTCTCAGCCCCGGCCGTTGCTTAACCGTTACCTCCACCGCTAACAACCAGAAAAACTTCACCGTTCACAAGATCTTTATCGGCGGAGTTGAAATCACTCAGCCAGATCTGTTCAACAACGGTCTACTCATTATCCACGGCCTTCAAGGCTACATCTCACCTCTTTCGCCTTTCTCTTGTGACGTAGAACGGATGACGTCACTCTCTTTCCCGTTCCACCACGGCCAGAGCCAAAACAACCAATTTAAGCAGCAACAGAATGTGGCTCTGATGCGATTCATGCTTCGAGACGCCATGCTACGGCTGAGAAATAACGGCTTCTCCGTTCTCTCACTCGCTATGAAAGTCAAGTATGCCGAACTCATTCCTCTCACCAATGTCACGATCTTTGGTCTTGATGACGTGTCCATCTTCTCCGGTTCGTACGCTTACATCCACAGTGTAAGATTCCATATGGTGCCAAATCAGTTTTTGACTGTTGCGGATCTGGAGAGACTTCCAGTGGGGACCACTCTGCCGACATTGGACAGAGGGCAGAGTTTGGTGGTGACGACGGCGGGAGAAGGCATTACGAAGAATCAATTGAGGATCAACTATGTGGCGATTAAGGTTGTTGATATGATAAGGAATTTGAATGTTATAGTACATAGCATTTACCTGCCATTCCCACATCTTCATCCTATGGCGGCGGTGACTGATGCCATTTTAGGTGGAGATCAGACGTCGACGGTGGGAGGAACAAATGGGGATTGTGAAGCTTCGAATGAGCAAGGCCAAGGCAATTGTGGAATGAGCCAGGTGAATCAGGTGGCGACTCAGCTCAAGCCCCACATGCTGGAACTTGAAGACCACCATGTCCATGACCATGGTCTTTGA